A genomic window from Ruminiclostridium cellulolyticum H10 includes:
- a CDS encoding HD domain-containing protein has product MIWRQLREQQENLLSPYAARSVNSFGRIINEEKCPIRTDYERDGNRILYSMEFRRLRHKTQVFFNAKNDHICTRMEHVLNVGSIAVTIARTLNLNQDLTYAIALGHDLGHAPFGHSGERVLDKCMKKVNLEFGFQHELHSLRVVEKLATRISKEKIHEKCGLNLTFEVRDGIVSHCGENYNEYSLKRDLGKTPQSLCNVKDRGGLPFTLEGCIVRLVDKIAYAGRDIEDAVRVNLMNVHDIPKDIRNELGNTNGEIINTLVCDMVENSYGRDCIRLSPDKGQALEKLINENIRLIYKADKITRYEKIAENTLEGLFDSLLDSLSDFEKLQTNENKVYRMFYNFIADKAYDESESDAQKVIDFIAGMTDQFAQSCFEEIYWM; this is encoded by the coding sequence ATGATATGGAGACAGCTAAGAGAACAGCAGGAAAATTTACTGAGTCCCTATGCAGCAAGAAGTGTTAATTCTTTTGGCAGGATAATCAATGAAGAAAAATGTCCTATCAGAACAGATTACGAACGTGATGGGAACAGGATTTTATACTCCATGGAATTCAGACGATTAAGACACAAAACACAGGTGTTTTTTAATGCAAAGAACGACCACATATGTACACGAATGGAGCATGTATTAAATGTAGGCTCAATAGCCGTCACTATAGCCAGAACGCTGAATTTGAATCAGGACCTTACATATGCAATAGCTTTAGGGCATGATCTTGGGCATGCTCCATTCGGCCACAGCGGTGAACGTGTATTAGATAAATGCATGAAGAAAGTAAATTTAGAGTTCGGTTTTCAACATGAGCTCCACAGCCTTAGGGTTGTAGAAAAGCTTGCAACACGTATCTCTAAAGAAAAAATACATGAAAAATGCGGACTCAATCTAACTTTTGAAGTAAGGGACGGGATAGTATCACACTGTGGTGAAAACTATAACGAATATTCTTTAAAAAGAGATTTAGGGAAAACACCACAGTCACTGTGTAATGTAAAAGACAGAGGAGGTCTTCCGTTTACCCTTGAAGGCTGCATTGTGAGACTGGTAGATAAAATAGCATACGCCGGAAGGGATATTGAGGACGCTGTACGTGTCAACCTGATGAACGTCCATGATATACCCAAGGATATAAGAAATGAGTTGGGTAACACAAATGGGGAAATAATAAATACTCTGGTTTGTGATATGGTTGAGAACAGCTACGGCAGGGATTGTATCCGGCTTAGCCCGGATAAAGGCCAGGCACTTGAAAAACTCATAAATGAAAATATAAGGTTAATTTATAAGGCTGATAAAATAACCCGATATGAAAAAATTGCCGAAAACACTCTTGAAGGTTTGTTTGACAGCCTGCTCGACAGCCTATCTGATTTTGAAAAGCTTCAGACAAATGAAAATAAGGTTTACAGAATGTTTTATAACTTTATAGCAGACAAGGCATACGACGAGTCTGAAAGTGATGCTCAAAAAGTAATTGATTTTATAGCCGGGATGACAGACCAGTTTGCACAAAGCTGCTTTGAAGAAATATACTGGATGTAG
- a CDS encoding LTA synthase family protein, producing the protein MDKKIGLFQRYGSILFFPITIIYLESIFKIVVFKELFNIGIVYMILFSIPAGILLYLVSNLFSSRVNRTISIVLTVFLTFIFIVQIVYFHIFKTFLAIYSINGTGQVLQFWQEVLSAVKSKAAVILLLLVPLLLIISGKRVLFVKKVSIKTKAWLAFTMVCIQITATILVFASGTGELSTGFIYSKAVIPDLSMNRFGMLTTSRLDVKHLVFRVNSPRTEEKEEITAIADNTEILNKPQPEKTVETQDLQKPEINNDDNIMNIDFDKLIASESDPNIVSMHRYFKSVKPTKKNNYTGMFKDKNLIMITAEGFSPYAVNKDLTPTLYKMYQEGFRFTNFYTPMWGVSTSDGEYVACNSLIPKSGIWSFYISGKNYMPFCMGNQLKKLGYGTRAYHDHSYTYYHRDVSHPNMGYDFKAVGNGLNIKKSWPESDLEMIQKTADEYMGKTPFHTYYMTVSGHLMYTFNGNAMSAKNRELVKNLPYSSGVKAYLACNIEFDRAMGELIALLEQSGIADDTLIAISPDHYPYGLTNKEISELAGHQIETNFELYKGIFILWSKGIKSEEISKPCASMDILPTISNLMGVEYDSRLLMGRDIFSDAPPLVVFSNWSWLTDKARYNSKNGKFLLAEGETNESVNKQYRTEISKRVNDMFTYSEKILENNYYKKVIR; encoded by the coding sequence ATGGATAAAAAAATAGGCCTTTTTCAAAGGTATGGTTCTATACTGTTTTTTCCTATAACTATAATATATCTTGAATCGATATTTAAAATAGTGGTATTTAAAGAACTATTCAACATCGGTATAGTATATATGATATTATTTTCGATTCCGGCTGGGATATTATTATATTTAGTAAGCAATTTGTTCAGCAGTAGGGTAAACAGAACTATATCCATAGTTCTTACTGTTTTTCTGACATTTATATTCATAGTACAAATTGTTTATTTCCATATATTTAAAACATTTCTTGCTATATATTCAATAAATGGAACCGGCCAGGTTCTTCAGTTTTGGCAGGAAGTGCTTTCAGCAGTCAAAAGTAAAGCAGCAGTTATCTTATTACTGTTGGTACCTTTATTACTGATTATATCCGGTAAAAGAGTTTTATTTGTCAAAAAGGTCTCTATTAAAACCAAAGCATGGCTTGCATTTACAATGGTGTGTATACAAATAACAGCCACAATTTTAGTATTTGCTTCAGGCACAGGTGAGCTTAGTACCGGCTTCATTTATTCAAAGGCTGTAATACCTGACTTATCTATGAACAGATTCGGTATGCTTACAACTTCACGGTTGGATGTCAAGCATCTTGTTTTTAGGGTTAACAGCCCTCGTACTGAGGAGAAAGAAGAAATAACCGCTATTGCTGACAATACGGAAATTTTAAACAAACCACAGCCGGAAAAGACAGTAGAAACGCAAGATTTGCAAAAGCCCGAGATAAATAATGATGACAATATAATGAACATCGATTTTGACAAACTTATAGCAAGTGAAAGTGACCCGAATATTGTTTCAATGCATAGGTATTTTAAATCTGTCAAACCAACGAAAAAGAACAACTATACAGGAATGTTCAAGGATAAAAACCTTATAATGATAACAGCTGAGGGCTTTTCACCGTATGCAGTAAACAAGGATTTAACACCTACATTGTATAAAATGTATCAGGAAGGCTTCAGATTTACCAACTTTTATACGCCTATGTGGGGTGTGAGTACATCTGATGGTGAATACGTTGCGTGTAATTCGTTAATACCAAAATCTGGAATTTGGAGCTTTTATATTTCGGGAAAAAACTATATGCCGTTCTGTATGGGAAACCAGCTTAAAAAGCTTGGATATGGTACACGTGCATACCATGACCACTCTTATACGTATTATCACAGGGATGTATCCCACCCGAACATGGGGTACGATTTTAAGGCAGTTGGTAACGGTCTTAATATAAAGAAATCTTGGCCGGAATCAGACCTTGAAATGATTCAAAAAACTGCTGATGAATATATGGGAAAAACACCGTTTCATACATACTATATGACTGTGAGCGGACACTTGATGTATACTTTTAACGGAAATGCGATGTCGGCAAAAAACAGAGAGCTAGTAAAAAACTTACCATATTCATCTGGAGTAAAAGCTTACCTTGCATGCAATATAGAATTTGACAGAGCTATGGGAGAGTTAATCGCCCTTCTCGAACAATCAGGTATTGCAGATGATACACTGATTGCAATAAGCCCTGATCACTACCCTTACGGACTTACAAATAAAGAAATAAGCGAACTTGCAGGACACCAGATAGAGACAAACTTTGAACTTTACAAGGGAATATTTATACTATGGTCAAAAGGAATTAAATCCGAAGAGATAAGTAAACCATGTGCAAGCATGGATATACTGCCTACAATATCAAACCTGATGGGTGTTGAATATGACTCCAGATTACTAATGGGGAGAGATATTTTTTCTGACGCTCCGCCGCTGGTCGTATTCTCAAACTGGAGCTGGCTAACTGACAAAGCACGATACAATTCAAAGAACGGTAAATTTCTTCTTGCAGAAGGAGAAACAAATGAATCTGTCAATAAACAATACAGGACTGAGATTTCCAAACGTGTAAATGACATGTTTACCTATTCGGAAAAGATATTGGAGAATAATTATTATAAAAAAGTTATCAGATAG
- a CDS encoding hydrolase, with protein sequence MNLRDKYIELYNTYIKRDGADKLLEYMLSKSSDFFTAPASTRFHGSYEGGLVEHSINVYECLVDYLSRGRVKDIYDLNYDSETIAIVALLHDLCKINCYRPGTRNVKDERGVWKTVPTYEYDDKMPYGHGEKSVYIITGFMKLTREEAFAIRYHMGFSGCEDKRCIGDAFEQFPLAFALCTADMEATYFIEGK encoded by the coding sequence ATGAATTTAAGAGATAAGTATATTGAATTATATAATACATACATAAAACGTGACGGAGCCGACAAACTTTTGGAATATATGCTGTCCAAATCAAGTGATTTCTTTACAGCTCCGGCAAGCACAAGGTTTCATGGTTCTTATGAAGGTGGTTTGGTTGAACATAGTATAAATGTATATGAATGTTTGGTTGACTACCTGTCCAGAGGAAGAGTAAAGGATATTTATGATTTGAACTACGATTCAGAAACTATAGCAATTGTTGCACTTTTACATGATTTATGTAAAATCAACTGCTACAGACCGGGAACACGCAATGTAAAGGATGAGCGTGGCGTTTGGAAAACCGTTCCAACATATGAGTATGATGATAAGATGCCTTATGGACACGGCGAAAAATCAGTATACATAATAACAGGATTTATGAAACTGACAAGGGAAGAAGCGTTTGCAATACGATACCACATGGGCTTTTCAGGCTGCGAAGATAAAAGATGCATAGGAGATGCATTCGAGCAATTTCCGTTGGCATTCGCATTGTGTACTGCAGACATGGAAGCTACATATTTTATTGAAGGAAAATAA
- a CDS encoding protease inhibitor I42 family protein, whose amino-acid sequence MEKNYTPKSKRVIRCMAVFMSVVIFLILIAPAKVNAEASSADNEVVGSYTLFGDLNCDNKVDSIDYAKMKIILLGTTDQSTVNIKAADLNGDGDVNSLDLALMKKLIMGEIITFPVKTKYPSTVDNSSTYLFLDDSNNTFKVSLEENGSTGYQWEYTISDNAAANLLSVDSYCFTPNLIGTPVQKVWTFKALKPGKYTIQFTYRRPWETDVQPLKTLKYDIYVSSVSGTININQDDSFKIALMGGGIFGGTWKYSNTDETAICLLNKEIIDEKPGIPDSLNLTEWTFIAVKPGNYKLIFEGSSLYSGKVQCEINVI is encoded by the coding sequence ATGGAAAAGAATTACACACCAAAATCCAAGAGAGTTATAAGGTGTATGGCTGTTTTTATGTCTGTAGTTATCTTTTTAATTCTAATTGCTCCGGCAAAAGTAAACGCTGAAGCATCAAGTGCTGATAATGAAGTGGTAGGAAGTTATACACTTTTCGGAGATCTCAATTGTGATAATAAGGTCGATTCTATTGATTATGCAAAAATGAAAATAATATTATTGGGAACAACTGATCAGAGTACAGTCAATATAAAAGCGGCAGATTTAAATGGTGATGGAGATGTTAATTCATTAGATTTGGCATTAATGAAAAAATTAATCATGGGAGAGATAATAACGTTCCCAGTTAAAACGAAATATCCAAGTACAGTTGATAACAGCAGTACGTATCTTTTTCTTGACGATTCTAATAATACTTTTAAAGTATCATTAGAGGAAAACGGATCAACGGGCTATCAGTGGGAATATACCATATCGGATAATGCAGCAGCTAATTTGCTCTCAGTAGATAGTTATTGCTTTACTCCCAATCTTATTGGTACGCCAGTTCAAAAGGTATGGACTTTTAAGGCACTAAAACCGGGCAAGTATACAATTCAGTTCACATATAGGCGGCCTTGGGAAACGGATGTCCAACCGCTGAAAACCCTTAAATACGATATATATGTAAGTTCTGTTAGTGGTACAATAAACATAAATCAAGATGATTCGTTTAAAATAGCACTTATGGGCGGAGGAATCTTTGGGGGTACCTGGAAGTACTCCAATACTGATGAAACAGCAATTTGTTTACTCAATAAAGAAATCATTGATGAAAAACCGGGGATACCAGACTCCCTAAATTTAACAGAATGGACATTCATTGCAGTGAAACCCGGAAACTATAAGCTTATATTTGAAGGGAGCTCATTATATTCCGGCAAGGTCCAATGTGAAATAAATGTAATTTAA
- a CDS encoding IS110 family transposase — protein sequence MNCTQNNKLMQITPETMVVGVDIGSEVHFARAFDFRGFEFSKRAFRFENTREGFNAFDIWVTDLMKRNQKTKTFVGMEPTGHYWYGFGSHLQNMGVEFGMVNPYHVKRSKELDDNTPSKHDRKDPKTIAMLVKDGRYLIPYMPEGVYREIRNLMELRRQNVVQLISIQNRVKRWLAIYFPEFSTVFKKWTGKAALLTLKHFPTPQAVIKTGEEKIVATWKEEVKRAVGHKHAQKLIKAAEESIGLKHGLESAVLEIETLLDEYMIHGHRLELIMQKVEAQVKEIPSASMLLGIKGIGIVAVAGFLGAVGDISRFDAPEQIVKLFGLNLRENSSGKHQGKTTITRRGRSDGRYAIFQAVLPLVARNPEFRQLHLYYINRDNKPLKKMQSIVALCGKLIRVFYAILKTGSHYDAEKMMNDIKRPMMKAA from the coding sequence ATGAATTGTACACAAAACAATAAGTTAATGCAAATCACACCTGAAACAATGGTGGTTGGAGTAGATATCGGTAGCGAGGTCCACTTCGCCAGGGCTTTTGATTTCAGAGGATTTGAATTTTCTAAAAGAGCATTTAGGTTTGAGAATACAAGAGAGGGTTTCAATGCCTTTGATATTTGGGTTACAGACCTGATGAAGAGAAATCAAAAGACAAAAACATTCGTAGGAATGGAGCCCACCGGGCATTACTGGTATGGGTTTGGAAGTCACTTGCAGAACATGGGTGTAGAGTTTGGTATGGTTAATCCTTACCATGTAAAACGCTCAAAGGAACTAGATGATAACACCCCAAGCAAGCATGACCGTAAAGATCCAAAAACGATTGCAATGCTAGTCAAGGACGGAAGATATCTAATACCGTACATGCCTGAAGGTGTATATCGAGAAATAAGAAATCTGATGGAATTACGCAGGCAAAATGTTGTGCAGTTGATTAGCATACAAAATAGAGTAAAACGATGGTTAGCAATATACTTTCCTGAGTTTAGTACTGTTTTCAAGAAATGGACTGGAAAGGCGGCGTTGCTTACACTGAAGCATTTTCCTACTCCACAGGCAGTAATTAAAACAGGTGAGGAAAAAATAGTAGCAACATGGAAAGAGGAAGTCAAAAGAGCGGTTGGACATAAACATGCCCAGAAGCTCATAAAAGCAGCAGAAGAATCCATTGGACTAAAGCATGGTCTGGAATCAGCAGTTCTGGAGATTGAAACTCTTCTAGACGAATATATGATTCATGGTCACAGGCTTGAGCTGATAATGCAAAAAGTAGAAGCACAAGTAAAAGAAATTCCGAGTGCAAGTATGCTTTTAGGTATAAAAGGAATAGGAATTGTAGCTGTGGCAGGGTTCTTAGGTGCTGTAGGAGATATTAGTAGATTTGATGCTCCAGAGCAAATAGTAAAACTATTTGGGTTAAACCTAAGAGAAAACAGCTCTGGCAAGCATCAAGGCAAAACAACAATAACCAGAAGGGGACGCTCTGACGGCAGATATGCCATATTTCAAGCAGTATTGCCATTAGTAGCTAGAAACCCTGAATTTAGGCAGTTGCACCTATACTACATTAATAGAGATAACAAGCCACTTAAGAAAATGCAGTCAATAGTAGCCTTATGCGGCAAGTTGATAAGAGTATTTTATGCAATACTAAAAACAGGTAGCCACTATGATGCTGAAAAGATGATGAACGATATTAAAAGACCAATGATGAAGGCAGCATAG
- a CDS encoding glycosyltransferase family 2 protein yields the protein MNNNIIFPKISVLMPVYNTSNYVSKALDSVLAQTFTDFEIIAVDDGSSDNSMEILKDYSIKDSRVKVFQNEENRGVSYSLNHALRHASAPLVARMDSDDIMVKDRLEKQYTYMQKNPDCVVLGGQETYIDENDKITGNTKYPLSDAEIKRKFFQFQPIADPTSMYNRLKIPPEVFYFDESLTVAEGLDLYFRLFKYGKFANLEDSIILYRQRQGSLFSTDIKRTFKFISMVRKRAKKQYGIKAPFTAGIINFSQKIITSILPLRVAVKLNDIIKKLTVKV from the coding sequence TTGAATAATAATATAATTTTCCCAAAGATAAGTGTACTAATGCCTGTATACAATACTTCAAATTATGTTTCGAAAGCTTTGGACAGTGTATTGGCTCAAACTTTTACAGATTTTGAAATCATCGCAGTAGATGACGGTTCATCCGATAATTCAATGGAAATACTCAAGGACTACAGTATTAAGGATTCCAGAGTCAAAGTGTTTCAAAATGAAGAAAACAGGGGAGTAAGTTATTCTCTGAATCATGCACTAAGACATGCCTCTGCTCCTTTAGTAGCTCGTATGGACTCAGATGATATCATGGTAAAAGACAGACTTGAGAAACAATATACATATATGCAGAAAAATCCAGACTGTGTGGTGCTTGGCGGACAGGAAACATATATTGATGAAAACGATAAAATAACTGGAAATACCAAATATCCTTTATCAGATGCGGAGATTAAAAGAAAGTTTTTCCAGTTCCAGCCTATTGCAGACCCAACCAGTATGTATAATCGATTAAAAATCCCACCCGAAGTTTTCTATTTTGATGAAAGCCTTACAGTAGCTGAAGGTTTGGATTTGTATTTCAGGCTATTTAAATATGGAAAGTTCGCTAATTTAGAAGATTCAATAATACTCTACCGCCAAAGACAGGGTTCACTTTTTTCCACAGATATAAAAAGAACCTTCAAATTCATATCAATGGTCCGCAAAAGAGCAAAAAAACAATATGGAATAAAGGCACCCTTTACAGCAGGAATTATTAATTTTTCACAAAAAATAATTACTTCAATATTGCCTTTAAGGGTTGCAGTTAAACTTAACGATATTATTAAGAAGCTTACTGTAAAGGTTTAA
- a CDS encoding endonuclease/exonuclease/phosphatase family protein has protein sequence MFINKKNIHRIVTVLLFLWLAFIISHLILAGRVYFWNFPASAPTFLFTIISMILLLYFLFQKKKRIFNLVVVSICLILSLTQLDINLFSKTEVTNDLENYSPIKVICWNTNLWDQDKDKDEFYSFIKKQDADVYLLQEYLHYQTEKDSGQPYRLCNIVPGFPLHYMHFDDSERIRKEFPGYYFSTNNQFVIISRFPIKKSYTDYSEQYTVSDVNINGRNVRFYNVHMLLHIETTNPLKPYFYDALHRRFLAREIGFKNLKRDLRNEKSDYFVAGDFNSTKAMGVMDDLLKDHIDGVRYSNDILPLSYQLYGFKLWRIDFAILPKANDNIRFKTYKTISPDKLSDHDPIVLSLDVKKSNLKLMEESD, from the coding sequence GTGTTTATCAATAAAAAAAATATACATAGAATAGTAACAGTGCTATTATTTTTATGGCTGGCTTTTATTATTTCGCATTTAATACTTGCAGGGAGGGTATACTTTTGGAATTTTCCTGCAAGTGCACCCACATTTTTGTTTACAATTATTTCGATGATTCTTCTTTTATATTTTTTATTTCAGAAAAAAAAGAGGATATTCAATTTAGTAGTAGTATCAATCTGTTTAATATTGTCATTAACACAGCTTGATATAAATTTGTTTAGTAAAACAGAAGTTACAAATGATTTGGAGAATTATTCACCTATAAAGGTGATTTGCTGGAACACAAATTTATGGGATCAGGATAAGGATAAGGATGAGTTTTATTCATTTATTAAAAAACAGGATGCTGATGTATATCTTTTACAGGAATATCTCCACTATCAAACCGAGAAAGACAGCGGTCAACCTTACAGACTCTGCAACATTGTTCCAGGCTTTCCTTTACACTATATGCATTTTGATGACAGTGAAAGGATCAGGAAAGAATTTCCGGGATATTATTTTTCTACAAATAATCAATTCGTTATAATTTCACGTTTTCCTATAAAGAAATCTTATACTGATTATTCCGAACAATATACTGTTTCTGATGTGAATATAAATGGAAGGAATGTCCGGTTTTACAATGTTCACATGCTTCTTCATATTGAAACAACCAATCCTCTTAAGCCATACTTTTATGATGCACTGCATAGAAGATTTTTGGCTAGGGAAATCGGTTTTAAAAACTTGAAGAGGGATTTGAGGAACGAAAAATCAGATTATTTTGTTGCAGGAGATTTCAATTCTACAAAAGCTATGGGTGTGATGGATGACCTGCTTAAAGATCATATTGACGGAGTCAGGTATTCAAATGATATTTTGCCTTTATCTTATCAATTGTATGGATTTAAATTATGGAGAATTGATTTTGCAATTTTGCCAAAAGCAAATGATAACATAAGATTTAAAACTTATAAAACCATATCTCCTGATAAATTATCCGATCATGACCCGATTGTTTTATCACTAGATGTAAAAAAAAGTAATTTAAAACTAATGGAAGAAAGTGATTAA
- a CDS encoding glycosyltransferase, translating to MKKASIVIPTKDKISRLRLVLKALEGQVDDTVEVIIVFDGCNKETLKNFEGIRLSYTPIKVIHEQNVGRAKARNSGILKASGNVLIFLDDDRIPSPNFVYKHIKAHEKGRYAIVGERSDVNYPEEKLDEFYRNGLTDSDYSRIKKDSVSERFNYLKKTARIFLGQYIECVTFSTGNSSVQRQDLLNVGMFDENFTGWGLEDTDLGYRLYKSGVKIKRNYSIVNYHLVHPVNNIQQNNENRRNFYYFISKIEGDKAAIRMTKLLHRIIYKQRF from the coding sequence ATGAAAAAAGCAAGTATTGTCATTCCTACAAAGGATAAAATATCAAGGCTGCGTCTGGTTTTAAAGGCACTAGAAGGACAAGTTGATGATACTGTGGAGGTAATCATTGTTTTTGACGGTTGCAATAAGGAAACTCTGAAAAATTTTGAGGGAATAAGGCTAAGTTATACTCCAATAAAAGTTATCCATGAACAGAATGTAGGACGTGCAAAAGCACGAAATTCAGGGATTTTGAAAGCATCTGGAAATGTATTGATTTTTTTGGATGACGATAGAATCCCATCTCCGAATTTTGTTTACAAACACATTAAAGCACACGAAAAAGGCCGTTATGCAATAGTTGGAGAAAGAAGCGATGTAAATTACCCGGAAGAAAAACTGGATGAATTCTATAGAAATGGTCTTACTGATTCTGATTATAGTCGGATTAAAAAGGATTCAGTAAGTGAACGATTTAACTATCTGAAAAAAACAGCCAGGATTTTTTTAGGTCAGTATATTGAGTGTGTAACCTTTAGTACAGGGAATTCCTCGGTACAAAGACAGGATTTACTGAATGTAGGAATGTTTGACGAGAATTTTACCGGATGGGGGCTGGAGGATACGGATTTAGGATACAGGCTTTATAAGTCTGGAGTAAAAATCAAAAGAAATTATTCCATAGTAAATTATCATCTGGTTCATCCAGTAAACAATATACAGCAAAACAATGAGAACCGAAGAAACTTTTATTATTTTATCAGTAAGATAGAGGGAGATAAGGCGGCCATACGTATGACAAAACTCTTGCATCGTATTATTTATAAGCAGCGGTTTTAA
- a CDS encoding aspartate aminotransferase family protein, with protein sequence MKEEKELKLLTIEDGHKMTEKENLRLFKKHIGNNLGKTLALLGFADAIPIEASGMYITLSDGRKILDMTGHVGVLVAGHNHPRIIEARKKWAEERRLETWKFFPSPYQGVLCHNLSLIFPEDLEIVFFCNSGAEANEGAMKLAEKYSGMSRKTIVFTDISFHGKTHATLTVSGSEKNQNHHFNKTENCIMVKYGDIDDFKRVIEENKTGRNSTKIGTFIVEAIRTEGVVVPDKEYFKEVRRLCDKYDIVLIMDEIYTGFGRTGKWFAFEHQGICPDIVSFSKAFGGGKATFAGFITRPRIFNKAYSKLNEATLHSTTYNGYGEEVTAAIEVLHIIKDEKLVENSKEMGDYLLKGLLEVKREFPDLVADARGVGLLTCIKFHSRAEKVLKFFSSTGSELVEKFVTGSVITSMLKDYNILLNTPPHDSSQLLITPSLIITKEQIDYFIDSLKKVLGGNLWKVGFDYIKRLNS encoded by the coding sequence ATGAAAGAAGAAAAAGAGCTAAAGCTATTAACAATTGAAGATGGACATAAAATGACTGAGAAAGAAAACCTGAGACTATTCAAGAAGCATATAGGAAATAATCTGGGAAAAACTCTTGCTCTATTAGGATTTGCAGATGCTATTCCGATAGAAGCCAGCGGAATGTATATAACCCTGAGTGACGGCAGAAAAATCCTTGATATGACAGGACATGTGGGTGTATTGGTTGCAGGACATAACCATCCGAGAATTATTGAAGCAAGGAAAAAATGGGCTGAAGAACGGAGATTAGAGACATGGAAGTTTTTCCCTTCACCTTATCAGGGGGTACTATGTCATAATCTGTCCCTTATTTTTCCTGAAGACTTGGAAATTGTTTTCTTTTGTAATAGCGGTGCAGAAGCAAACGAGGGTGCTATGAAGCTTGCAGAGAAATACAGCGGAATGTCGAGAAAAACCATAGTATTTACAGATATATCATTCCATGGGAAGACTCATGCAACACTTACAGTATCAGGATCTGAGAAAAATCAGAATCACCATTTTAATAAGACTGAGAATTGCATTATGGTCAAATATGGGGACATTGATGATTTTAAACGGGTCATCGAAGAGAATAAAACAGGAAGAAATTCAACAAAAATAGGTACTTTCATTGTGGAGGCTATAAGAACAGAGGGGGTTGTAGTTCCTGATAAAGAATATTTTAAAGAAGTTCGAAGGCTTTGTGATAAATATGATATTGTCCTGATAATGGATGAGATATATACCGGATTCGGAAGAACCGGCAAATGGTTTGCTTTTGAACATCAGGGCATCTGCCCGGATATCGTTTCTTTTTCTAAAGCATTTGGAGGTGGTAAAGCAACATTTGCAGGTTTTATTACCAGACCCAGAATTTTTAACAAAGCATATTCGAAGCTAAATGAAGCAACTCTGCATTCAACCACATATAACGGCTACGGAGAAGAGGTTACAGCTGCAATAGAGGTACTTCATATCATAAAGGATGAAAAGCTAGTGGAAAACTCTAAAGAAATGGGAGACTATCTGTTAAAGGGGCTCTTGGAAGTAAAGCGGGAATTCCCGGACTTAGTAGCTGATGCAAGGGGCGTTGGGCTGCTTACTTGTATAAAGTTTCACAGTAGGGCAGAAAAAGTACTGAAGTTCTTTTCAAGCACTGGAAGCGAGTTAGTGGAAAAATTTGTAACAGGTTCAGTAATAACATCAATGCTAAAGGATTATAATATCTTGCTTAACACACCTCCTCACGATTCAAGCCAGTTACTTATAACTCCAAGCCTGATTATCACAAAAGAACAAATAGATTATTTTATAGATTCTCTTAAAAAAGTCCTGGGTGGAAATCTTTGGAAGGTAGGATTTGATTATATTAAAAGACTCAATAGCTAA